The Triticum aestivum cultivar Chinese Spring chromosome 5A, IWGSC CS RefSeq v2.1, whole genome shotgun sequence genomic sequence GCTTTTTGATTCTATTCTTCCGAGCACGCCATACTGATCTTGCatgattttgttttttgtgttACGACCCCCTTCCTTCAACCAGTCTATCCGTGACCGTTGCATCCGCATCAGCTCCTCTCTGTACAACAACAGTTCATTCATCTAAATGCGAGTGCTTGCAAGCACTTCTAAAAGTAGTGTGTcgtggaggagaagatgatgacttGAATGTGATCATGGAGAGACTCAGAGCCATACTGTTCGTCCATTCCATTTACCTGTCCGAAGAAGCCATCTACGTCTGGTCTTGTCCATCCCACAAGTTTTTTCCCCATGGAAACTGACGTTGTAACAGGGTTCCCCCAAAAATACAGCTTGGTAAGAACATATGCGTTGAGCTCGAGATGCGTAAGCATCGACACTAAAAATACATCGGGTTTGTTATGTCTGATCTGCGTGAGAGAGTGTTATTTCTAAGTCGGTAGAATTGTATGCCGTGAAGCGGAAAATTGTTCATGAAGTGTGCAAGTGTTCGGTTCAGTTGCACATTTTTACCAAACCTAGATTTGCACGCAATCTTCAAAAAGTGCAAGTGGAACTTTCAACTTCCTAATCAGCCATGGAACCACATCTAGGAACTTCGCTCTGAAAATGAAAATTTCTCAGTCGATTTAGAATTAGAAGTCCTATACAAACGGCAGTTTTTTTCTTCCCAAATGATAAGTGCCATAAGTTTTTTTTTTCCAGTGTGAGAGGCATCAATAATTGGATGAcattccacacacacacacccctcacggGCGACATGGGGCGATCCAACCTCTGCCGCCGGAGATTCTCCCGTGCCCGtcctcccctccgccgccgcagGTGGTCGGCACCGGGCTAAGCCCCTGCATACGACGCGGTGGCGgagggcctctcccctctcccccggaTCCATGGGTGGCGTGGGCGCCCAGATCCGCAGAGGTGTGGCCCCCATTTTGGCCCACGGTGGAGCGGCGTCCCAGCGGCGGCCCCTGTGGTGGTGCCGGTGGGAATCGGTCGGCTGCACAGGGGGCGTTGGAGGCTAGGGCGGCGACCCCATGGTTGGGTGGCGGCGCGCCCGTTGGTCCGATCGGTTCCGGCCTTCCCCGGATCTGGTGACTACCGGACGGCACGGGGGGTGGCGATGGCCCGGTGTGGCCGGCGATGTGGACGCGGTGGTGCCGGCGGCTCTTCGCTGGTCTGCCGGAGTTCCAGGGGTATCTTCGTCTCCCACTCATTCTGATCTAGTTCGTGCTAGCTCCGGTCTAGGGAGACTATCGTCATCTCCCGGTGCTGGCTGCATGGATCTGGCGGTGGCGGTTGGATCCTTGGTCAAGTATCCGATAGAGAAGGCGGCGATCCGTGCACAAGAAGCTGGATAGAGTTCTTCAAACaaatctgggtgaaaacttgctcTTGGCTAGATGCCAAAGCCGACAGTGGCGGCGCTCTAcagtgtcgttcccttcttgaaggcatcgtcgtggagaAGTTCTAGACCactatctgctacctccggggcAAACCCTAGATCGATAGATCAGAAGACGGCGATGCGCTTGGGTTGTTTCCCCCTTGGGGGCATCATTCTTGAAGGTGTACATGGGCTTGAGGGACCAGTGGACGACGTCTTTGGTCGAGTGGTGCTTCATCATACACATTGATGGTGACAGATCTCGATGGCATGGCGCCCTAAAGATTAGGCGTTTGATGTGcgatgatggactcgcgcaggagggtgacgctgtctggcgtcgtggtggcatcgACGACAGTTAGACCGGACAAGGTAGATGCAGGaccggtgggtgccccatacccggcaggcgtcctggttgaggcctcaggtcttagatgttaggtttggctgtggTGTCCGTTTGGTATTAGGTCCAGattatcagcatcccttcatcaactaaATAGGAGTAGCGATAAATGTTGCCTAGATAATGGCTTCAGTCTTActattgtattactttgtaaggtcttttgtgCATAATTAATAAAGTGACTGCATGCATCACCAGATGCAGAGGCCGAAGGTCTTCCTCCTTTTCAAAGAAAAGTGCCATAAGTATTTTTTCTATGAATAAACACGCTCCCCACATTGGCATCATGAATACCACGGTGCAGGGAGATTTCATAATTGATTGATTCGACTCCATGTAAGTtcaaacctactccctccgttaaagaaatataagagcgtttagtgatctaaacacttttatatttttttacagagggagtacctgaTACAGTTTTAATTTGTAGCTGAAAAAAACAGTAGACAGCAGCATGCACAAAGTATACGACAGTGAGTATGATCATTATTCTGTGGTTTCACTACATATACATGCGCGTCCACCTCGTCACAAACCCCTCGGCGGAGCGCGTTATTACCAGTGTATACATATCAACACGTAAGTGAAATTAATCAAAGTGAAAATGGCCTAGGTCTACCTACGGAACTCAACTCATCCTGTGTGTTCTATCCTGTACTGTACCAACTCATACGGCAACTACAAAAAAAGAGTGTGAGAGCGTGTGATCATGCATCCATGTCAACTTCAAAACAATACAAGGCAATGGCGGGATCAAAGAATGGCGAGGAACAGCGGAGCGATGGCGGCGAAGAGGAAGGTCCTGCTGAAATGCAAGTGGATCGACGAGCCGGACGAAGGCTTGGCTGCGTCGATCTGGGTGATGTTCGGCGAAGGGCGCTTCGCGGCTTCGGGGTTTGAGCTGCCTGGTCCGGAGGCGGGCTTCGGAGGGACGGCCGAGGGGTTCGGGCTCACCGGGAGCTTGCTTGAGTGGTCGACACTGTAGCCtggttcatgatgatgatgatgacaagcacggtttgtaagggcatttttatcggAAACCGAAACCAAACCTGAAGAACCGATTCGGGGGATGTCGAGTTGAGGTACTTACAGTTGAAAGATTTCCATCCCAAGACTAGCCTCTCGCGGTCGAACACCACCTTGAGCCCGGACATGAAGTTCTCTGCACCGGAAGTGAGCAGAGAGCAGTAAGAACGATGACGTGGATTATCGACGGTGAGGTGGTTTAGGACACATCAAGGGAAAAAGGTAAGTACAACCTTTATGGGCACAATGCTATTAACAAAGATGTTGCACATGGATAGTTAGTGCTGAAATATCTGAGGTTTTATAGCATATAAGAGGACATAAAACCTGACCAATAAAGCTAGCAAAGCAGGTCTGACAATGAGCAAGGCATCTGAAAAGTAGTGGTTATTCATTAATCATTGGTTCTTTGCAACTAACACATGCTACCAACTCCATCCAGGAACTCAAGGCTAGATGGGTTAGAGAGAATCTAATTTGGTTCTTTGCACACCTCAAATATCAGTAGTATGGTTCAGACTGAatctaataaaaaaacagagcACAAGGCAACTTTAGATAGTGCAGCAGTGTAGAGTATAGGAGCTCACCCCCAATCAAGTTAACACCTTCACTCTTCATAATAGCCAAGCAATAGCCAACAGGGGTCTGTTCCATATAAAAGAGCACCAAGATTAAATTCACTAGCTAGCTTACATGGCTGGATGAAATTAGCATCGATGTTTTCTTACCGAAGAAATATCCGTTATGGTGATTATTGGATCATTGACAGGGAATATACTGCCACCTTTCGCCGTCAGGCTTATGTTTGGATAACTAAGAGCTCCCTTGGCACTGGAGAGAGCAGCAGCATATCCATCAGATACAAACAAGCAGTGGTTTGTAGAAATGTGCCTCACATATCAATATATCATGGACTGTTGCTAGACAAACTTACCTTATGGTGTAGCAATATTCAAATGGCAACGAAGAATCGGCCTGATTTCTCTTCTCTTTGACTTGTTTATGGAACTGAATTAGAACGTCAATGAATATATATGAGAATCACCGTGAAAATATAAAACACGGTGAAACCACTCGTATAATGCGATAAATCTACTTACAGCGCTGGTAATCTCGGTATACATTGGGTCGGAGAGAGCCGTGAACGAGGTACCGGAGTCCACGACTGCGCTGAATTTTGTGCTGAAGGTTTTACCTCCCGCCTTAGCTCCTATGATGCTAATGTTGTAGTATGGACTGCAGAAATAGAGCGCGCGGACGTCGTGAAAGGTCAGAGACCTATATTGTTTGCTTGTGAAACTGTGAGAAATGAAAACAGACATACTTGTGTTTGTAAATGTTCAGCGGAGTTTCCAGCTGGTCGGCGCTTCCCGTGTCCCCGAAGTTGATCCTGCCATGACCATCTTCCCCGAAGCACATGGAGAAGGAATTGGCGGCGACTCCTTGGCTCGCCAGCAGACTCGGCACCGACTTGCTGTCCATGCCGAGCCCGAGCAGGCCGTTCGGCGCGGCGCTGCCTAGAAACGAACCCGTCTGGACCCGTCCACAGCTAACAACGCacacaaattcaaattcaaatttcagCACAGAAAAATGAGCAGTGACTCGGAATTGCGCATTGTCATGTCTAGTAGTAGATCACAAGGGACATACCCGAATGTTATGGGGGCTTGGGTGATCTTGGACTTCCCGGACTCGGTCGCAAGGTACAGGACATCCTCGACCAGCACCCCGTTGGACGACGTGTTGTCCGACAGATACTCGATCTTGTAGGGGCAGCTGTTGGTTGCAGCACTGCATTGAGTCTGGAGATCACACAGGTCGCTGCTGCAGGGGACCTTCCGGCTGGTGCTCGACTTGCGCGGGCTGTACACATCGAACTTCAGATTCTGCTCAAAATTTTGCGGTTTTTGCCGAAACAAGGTTACATTTCACAGATCAAGCAAGAACATGAAGACAT encodes the following:
- the LOC123104640 gene encoding aspartyl protease family protein 1; translation: MGAAVRALLLLALVAAGAEALSLDVHHRYSATVRRWAGLRTGPAPGTAEYYAALAGHDDLRRRSLSLAAAAAAPVPGAGGPLAFADGNDTYRLNAFGFLHYAVVALGTPNVTFLVALDTGSDLFWVPCDCLKCAPLTSPEYGNLKFDVYSPRKSSTSRKVPCSSDLCDLQTQCSAATNSCPYKIEYLSDNTSSNGVLVEDVLYLATESGKSKITQAPITFGCGRVQTGSFLGSAAPNGLLGLGMDSKSVPSLLASQGVAANSFSMCFGEDGHGRINFGDTGSADQLETPLNIYKHNPYYNISIIGAKAGGKTFSTKFSAVVDSGTSFTALSDPMYTEITSAFHKQVKEKRNQADSSLPFEYCYTISAKGALSYPNISLTAKGGSIFPVNDPIITITDISSTPVGYCLAIMKSEGVNLIGENFMSGLKVVFDRERLVLGWKSFNCYSVDHSSKLPVSPNPSAVPPKPASGPGSSNPEAAKRPSPNITQIDAAKPSSGSSIHLHFSRTFLFAAIAPLFLAIL